TCACTATGAATCCCGCCAGCTGGCCAGCGATCTGAGCCTGATCCCCCTCGACAGCGACAGTGCCCTGCCACCGCGACGCGCCATGACCTGGCTGCAGCTGACCGAACCCTTGCGCCATCGCCTCGACGACACCGGGACTCAACGCCAAACCGGCTGAGTCCGCACCCTGTCGCTCCTGAGCCGGTAGCATCGCTCATGATCCTGCGCCCGCTGACTCATCCTTCTGCCAGCGGGCCTGGCCTGCGTTCACTCACCGGCGGCCCGGGAGGCACTGCGAGCGAGATCGCTCGCCGCGGGTCGCAATACCAGCTCGACCCGACGATTACGCGCCCGCCCCCGGGCCGTATCATTATCTGCCAGCGGGCGAGTAGCCCCATAGCCGATTGCCCGCAGTTGAGCCGCCGATACGCCATGATCAACCAGATAATGCAGCACTGCCGTCGCCCGCGCAGCCGAAAGTTCCCAGTTTGACGGGAAACGCTCGGTAGAGATACTGCGACTGTCAGTATGGCCCTCGACCGAGATCTCGCCATCAAACTGCTGCAGTCGTTCGGCCAGCCGATCGAGCAACCCGCGTCCCTGGTCGGAAAGTTCGACATCGGCGCTGGAGAACAACAGCCGGTCCTGAATACGGAAGGTCACGTGTCTTTCGCCGGGCTCAACCACCACACCATCGATATCCGGCACCTGGGCTGCCCAGCGGGCCATATCGCTGTCATTCGCAGTCGACGCCGGGAGTGCCGAAGGAAGATGCAGCGCCGCTACCGTCATCAGCAGCGGCATGGCGTCATCGGTCAATGACAGCGGCCATCGATGCGTCAATGCCAGCGAGACCGCTTCAGCCACAGGCGAGACCGTCGGTCCAATGGCAGCGGGTGCGAAAGGAACCGAGGTTGAAAAATCCCCGGGTGCGAGCCACTGCCACAGCGGACTACCGGCTGTCAGTGCCGGCAGCGTACTCGGTCTGGCCGTCGCCATCTCGGCGGTAACCGCATTGTCTGACGCCGGCGACGACGCGGCGGTGTCGTCGCGGTGCAGGCCCTGCAGGGAGAGCAGGAGCACGAACAGGGTGATCAGCAGCGTCAGCAGATCGAGATAGCTCATCAGCCAGCTGCCCTGGGCATCCTCGTGACGAGGTGGCGGCTCGATCAGCGCATAGCGGGAGAGATCGCCGCGCGCTCTTCCGGGACGGGACCCTTGATCATCGAATGAAGACGCTGTCTCGCTCATGAGGGGCGTCCATTGGCACGCGCGTTGCGCTCTTCCCGATCCCCCTGTTCACTGCCTCCCATCTGCTTTTCTCCCAGCTCATCGGGATATTCGGCGATAAAGGACTGCAGGGTGGCTTCGATGAACGAGGGCAGACGGCGTCGGGAGATCATCGAAACGCCTTCCAGCACCATGTTCATGGCGACCAGGCGCTGTTCGGTACGCCGTTCAAGCTTGACCGCAATGGGTCGGAAAATGAGATTGGAGAGCAGAATACCGTAAAAGGTCGAGAGCAGAGCGATCGCCAGTCGCGGGCCGATGGTTGTCAGATCACCGACCTCGAGAATCTCCAGCATGTTGATCAGCCCGACCAGGGTACCCAGCATGCCAAAGGCCGGCGCATAGGTCGCCATGGTGCGAAAGATCTGCGCCTCGGCATATTCCCGAGCGCGCATGCGAGCAATCCGCCAGCGTAACAGGTCGAGGATTTCCTCCTCGCGGACATTGTCGATCACCAACCGAATGCCGGTTCGCAGGAAGGGATTGCGCGTGGTTTCCAGCGTCCTTTCCACGGTACGCGCATCACCGTGCAACCATTGGCGCGCCAGCTCCACCAGCTCATCGATGTCTTCCTGGACGAAGCTGTTTTCACGCTGGAAGACCGTGCGCGTCAGCGCCAGTACACGCGCCACTTCGCGCATCGGGTAACTGATGAAGGTCGCTGCAAGCGTACCGGTGAGTACGATGGCCAATCCCGGCAGGTTGACGAAACCCAGCGGAGACTGCGCGGTAAACAGGACCACCGTCGCCAGCAACATTACGCTGACCACGATGCCGATCATCGTCGAGGAATTCATGGGGGGCGGTTCCTTTCCGGTCGCGGTCGCCGGCAACCGCCACGAACGGCTACCGGGCTGGCGACGACTCTGCCATATCGAAGCGCCGCACCATCGCCGGAAAAGCAACGCCGGATGCCGCCACTTCGGCGGACACCCGGCCATCAGCCTGCAGGAAGGTCAGTTCAGCAGGCCGAAGATAAACACGATCGCCACCCCGATGGGGGAGATGTAACGTGCCGTGAAACGCCACAGGGTAAAGGCGCGATCGCTCATGTTGAGCTGCGCACGGACCTCGTCACGGCCCATTACCCAACCGACGAAGAGTATCGTGGCCAGACCGGTCAGCGGCAGCATCAGCTTGCTGGTGAGATAATCAAGCAGATCGAGGATCGACATGCCGAAGGGCTGAATGCCGCTCCAGCCGTTGAACGACAGTACCGTGGCAATCCCCAGCAACCAGGTTGCACCGCCGGCTACCAGCGTCGCCTGTACGCGCGTCAGTGGCGATTTCTCCTCGAGCCACTCGACAATGGGTTCAAGCAGCGAGATCGCCGAGGTCAACGCCGCAAAGACCAGCAGAATGAAGAACAGGGTGCCGAAGAAAAGACCACCGGACATGTTGCCGAACGCCAGCGGCAGGGTCTGGAAAACCAGCCCCGGTCCGGCAGCCGGATCGAGATGATTGGCAAAGACCACCGGGAAGATCGCCATGCCGGCACCCAGTGCGATGACGGTATCGAGAATCACCACGGTCAGCGCAGTACGACCGATATTGACGTCATCGCCCAGGTAGGAGCCATAGGCCATCATGATGCCCATGCCCAGACTCAGGGTGAAGAAGGCATGACCGAGCGCGGCCAGCCAGACATCCCCGGTCAGGCGAGAGAAATCCGGCTTGAACAGATAATTCAGGCCCTCACCGAAACTGCCGGTCGTTGCCGCATAACCCACCAGCACCACCAGCAGTACGGCCAGCGCCGGCATCAGCAGCTTGGCGGCTCGCTCCAGCCCACCGGAAACACCACCGGCCACGACACCAATCGTCAGTACCATGAACAGGCTGTGCCAGCCCAGCAAGCGCATGGGACTGGCCAGCAGATTGCCGAACAGACTGCCCACGCCGTCGCCATCGAGCCCACCAAAGGTGCCCGTAACCCCATACTTGATATACGCCAGCGCCCAACCGCCAATAACGCTGTAGAACGACAGGATCAGATAGGCCGCGAGAATACCGCTCACCCCGACCAGCGCCCACGCCTGCGAACGTTTCAGCCGCCCGGCAATGGTGCTCATGGTGGTAATCGGGTTTTTCTGTCCCAGCCGCCCCAGCAGCCACTCGCTCATCAGGATCGGCAAGCCGATCAGGGCAATACTGACCAGATAGATCAATACGAAGGCACCGCCCCCGCTCTCCCCGGTCATGTAAGGAAACTTCCAGACGTTCCCGAGTCCTACCGAAGACCCGACGGCGGCCATCATGAACGCCAGTCGCGAGGACCACTGCGCGTGGATATGAGTTTTGTTGGCCATCAGTTCGCTGCATCCTCAAATATTGTCATCCCGGGTCCGGATCGCTGGTGCGGACCCCGCCCAATGAGGCATTGTACAGTTCGGTTACGCAACCGCCCAGCGAGGCCGAAAGCCGGCTCAGAATAGTGAACTCTGCCGCTCGCCGGCAAAATCGGGAAGCGCCGGTAACGCCAGCCGCTGCCGCAAACGCTCATGAAACCGCCGGGCCAGCTCGGGTGCCTGACGATTATCGGGTGTGTGCACGAACATCCATGGCTCCCTCCCTTCATCAAGCCATTCACACAGCCGGTCAAGCCAGGGCGTCATGCGTGCTTCGTTGATGGCTTCATCGAAATGACCGATGAAGCGCACCAGCGGGCGCTGACCGGTCGCCAGCACATGCAGGGGTCGATGAGGTTTCTCGCGTTGCGCCTGCCGGAGGCGTTCGTCATTACCCGCGTCGGTTGCAAACAGCGCGCGAACATCCAGCATCACACGATCCACCGCATGAGTTATCAACAGCCGGTTGAGGGCGCGCTCGGCCAACCCCTTGTGGAAAAATTCACTGGCACGGACCTCTACCGCACAGGGAACAGCTGCCGGCCAGCGTTCCAGCAACGTGGCCAGTACCGGCAGTTCGTCGTAACCGAAGTCACGCGGCAACTGCACCATGACCGGTCCGAGACGGTCATGCAACGGAGCCAGGCGATCAAGAAAATCGGCCAGCTCGGCCTCGATGCCCACCAGGCGCTGTTCATGCGTCAGGCGAGCGGGCAGTTTGAAGCAGAAACGAAAATGCTCGGGGGCCTGACGCGACCAGCTCTCTACGGTCTCCGGACGCGGTGCACCACTGTAGAAGGTCGTGTTGCCTTCAACCGTATCGAAGACCCGGGCATATTCGGGCAGCGCCTCGCTGGTTGAGAGTGCCGCTGGATAGAGCGAACCACGCCAGTCGGCATTGGCCCACATGGCCAGCCCCAGGTGCAGGCTCGGCTGCGTGTCCTGCACGACCGTCATGATCAGCGCAGCCGTTCCGCGCTGACCCGAATCGGCGGCGCCACGATGTCATGCTGAGCGCTGATCAGGGCCAGCTCGCGGGTGCCCGCTCGTCGGGTATGTTCAAACAGCGCCTGTACTGCCCCGGCGCTCGCTGCCAGTGCCTGGGCCGGTCCATCCCCTTCCAGTCCCTCGCGCAGGCAGTGGGCCAGAAACATGGCCGCCGTAAAATCGCCTGCCCCATTGGGCGGAATGTCGAATTCGACCCGGGGCGTGGCGACTCGCCAGCTACCGGCTGCAGTATCCACCAGCATCTCGATCCGCGCTGCATCAGTCGCACTGCGATCGTCATCATGAACATCCAGCGAGGTTACCAATACGACCCGGGGGCCCAGCGCACGCAACTGTGCCGCTGCCTCGAGGGCATCCGCCAGGGTGACAATTTCGCGACCGGTCAGCCAGCCCAGTTCGAACTGATTGGGGGTCACGATATCGGCACTCGGCACGGCATGGGCGCGCATCCATTCGGGTATGCCCTCACGGACAAAGAACCCGCGCCCGATATCCCCCATGACCGGATCACAGCAGTAGAGCGCATCAGGATTGGCCAGCCGAACACGGTGCACGCTATCCAGTACGGCACGACCGATACCTTCATCGCCCATGTAACCCGATAACACCGCCTGCATGTCGGTCAGCCCGGTCAGCGCTTCCACACCATCGAGTACGTCACGCAGATGCTCGGGCGAGAATACCTGGCCGGTAAAGGCGCCGTAGCCGGTGTGATTGGAGAACTGCACGGTGTTGATGGCGGTGACTTCCAGCCCCAGCCGTTGCAGGGGAAAAACGGCGGCACGATTGCCGACATAGCCATAGGCCACGTGGCTCTGAATGGAGACGATATGCGTCATGAAACGACTGCCTGCAGGAAATTGTTATCAGCGGATGATCACGTGCTCGAATGGGGAGCATGCACCGAAACACCCATTCTACACTCCCGCCCAGGCAACGCTCAGGGTTTGCGCCCTACCGTATCGGCGGCATGCGCATGACGCTGCCCCAGCGGCTGTTCGGGGTCATCGGTGGTATCGCGGCGCGTCTGACGTTCCATCTCGCTGTTCGTAGCACCCCCCAGCAGCACCATGAAGGCCGACAGCCAGAACCAGATCAACAGGATCACCACCGCCCCCAGCGAGCCGTAAAGCCTGTCGAAACTGGCAAAGTGATCGACATAGATGGAGAACCCGATGGAGCCGACAACCCACAGTAGCGTGGCCCCAAACGTGCCAATGCTGACCCACTCCCAGCGCGGCTTGCTGCGGTTGGGGCCATAACGGTACAGCACTGCGATCGAGAACATGACCAGCACAAGCAGCAGCGGCCAGCGCAGATAAACCATCAGGGTCGCCACGATCCATCCGAACGGCAGCTGGCGAGCCACCATCGGCACGAAGATGATGGTCAGCAGCGTGATCAAAGTCAGCAGGGTCAATCCAGCGGTCATCAACAGCGTCAGCAGCAGACGTCTGGGCAGGGGACGATTCTCGCTTTCGCCATAGACGATATTCATGCCTTCGATGAGGCCATCCACGCCACGCGAGGCGCTGAGCGCCGCCAGCAAAACCCCGGCAATAACGGTGACACTGCTGCCGGTACGTGATTCGATCTTGCTGACCTGCTGTTCGATGAGCCCGGAGGCCTCCGGCGGCAGCACGGCACTCAGCACGGTAATCTGATGCTGTACCTGATGCGAATCGGAGAGTAATCCCCACAGCGAGATCAGGGTCGCGATGACCGGAAAGATGGCCAGCAAACCGTAGAACGCCACCCCGGCAGCCAACAGGGCAATATGGTCACGATCGATGCGATCTTTCACCCGCAGGCAGGTATCCCGCCAGCCTGCCCGGGTAATCTGTCCGGGGCGCCTGGCATGCCGGCCACGTTTGTCATTCGACCTGTCCTGTTCCGACAATGCTTGCCTCTCCTGTCACAACACGCTCTGATCGACTCATCGCCTCGATGCTCGACCGAGACCCCTGATCCATCCGCTCACCTCCATCCGCTCACCATAGTGCCCATCGGGAAGCGCTGCATATCGAGACCAGGGTTCAACAGACAATCGCCATAAACCGACTAATCTCGAAGATAACGTTCCTTCACGGAGTCCGGTCATGAACCGTCATCCTGTTCGCTGGCTCTTCGGTTGCCTGCTGGGCATCCCGGCCTCGCTGCTGGGTCTGGCAGTGGCGGTGCTCGTGACGCTGTCGCTGATTCCACTGAACTGGCTGCGCCCCGTGATCGATGAACAGGTATCCCGGGCACTGCAACGTCCCTTTGCCATTCGCGGCACGCTGCAACTGGACTGGCAGTCGCTGCCCGGTCACGTCTTGCCCTTGCCTGCTTTACGTGCCGGTGATCTGATACTGGGCAACCCCCGGGATTTTCAATCACCCACCGGTAAAGCCGCGCCGATGGTGCAACTGGCCAGCGTGGAAGCCGGCATCGCGCTGCCAGCGTTATTGTATCGCCGGATCAATATTCCGCGCGTTACCCTGACGCAGCCACAGGCTGAACTGATTCGCCTGGCCGACGGGCGCAACAACTGGACCTTCAGTTTCGGCGACAACGACGCCTCGAAGGCAAGTGATTCGGAAAGCGACTCAGGCTGGACGGTGGCAATCGACGATATCGTCTTTGATCAAAGCCGGGTGGTTTATCGTGATGCCGTACTTGATGCCGATATCACCGTTACCCTGGACCCACTCGGCCAACCGGTACCCTACGCCGAAATTGTCGGCCAGGCTCGGGAAGACCGGGATGCCAGAGGCCCGGCGGACTACCGCTTTGGCTGGCAGGTCGAAGGACGCTACAAGGGAGAGCCGCTTGAAGGCAGTGGCCGAATCGGCGGCATGCTCTCATTGCGCCAGGGGCAACAGCCCTTTCCGCTGCAGGTTGATCTGCGCAGCGGCGAAACGCACATCAAGGTAACAGGAACGCTGACCGATCCGCTGAATCTCGGCGCACTCGATCTGCATCTCGCGCTCGAAGGGCGCAGTCTGGGCAACCTCTATGCGCTGACCGGCGTGGTATTGCCGGATACCCCACCCTATGCGACCAACGGCCATCTGGTCGCGCGTCTTCGGCGCCCTGAAGGCAGCCTGTTCGAATATCAGGAGTTCAAGGCCACTATCGGTGGCAGTGATCTGAGCGGCACCCTCACCTATACCGATCGCAAACCCCGTCCCATTCTTCGCGGCACCCTCGACGCTCGTCGCCTGCGTATGGTCGATCTGGGCCCGCTGATCGGTAGCGATGATGATCGCACCGCCTCTACGGATGACGCCCCGCGCCAGCCACCAGGGAAGGTACTGCCCGTCTCGGAATTTCGTACCGACCGCTGGAATCGCATGGATGCCGATGTTCGCTTTCGTGCTGCCCGAATCGAACACGGTGCAGCCCTGCCATTGAGCGATCTCGACACACATATTGTGCTCGACAACGGCGAACTTCTGCTCGACCCGCTGCACTTCAGCATGGCCGGTGGCGCGCTCAATACGACCCTGCGCCTGAATGGCAATCGCTCACCCATGCAGGCTCGTATCGACATGCATGCCCGCCGGCTGCAGCTGAAGCAGCTGATCCCCGCCCCCGGCGACATGCAGGACGCACTGGGCCAGCTCAATGGCGATGCCACCCTCACCGGACATGGCAACTCGGTCGCTGCCCTGCTGGGCTCAGGCAGCGGCGAAGTGAAGATGCTGATCGATAACGGTCTGATCAGCCGCAATCTGATGGAGCTGGCCGGACTCAACGTGGGCAATTACGTGGTTGGCAAACTGTTTGGCGATGAGCAGGTGCGGATTCACTGTGCCGCCGCCGATCTGATATTTCGCAACGGTCTGATGCGGCCGAAACTGTTCTTCATCGACACCGAGAACGCCACTGTCGATATTGATGGTGCCATTGATTTCGGCAGCGAACGCATGGATCTGACCATCGATCCACAGGGCAAGGGGCTGCGCATCCTTACCCTGCACTCGCCCCTTTATGTCAGCGGCACCTTCAAGAATCCTGCCCCGGGGGTAAAGGCCGGCCCCCTGGCAGCGCGTGCCGCCGCTGCCGTGGCACTGGGGGCCATTGCGCCACCTGCCGCCCTGCTGGCCCTGATTTCACCCAACAGCGGTCAGGA
This DNA window, taken from Kushneria phosphatilytica, encodes the following:
- a CDS encoding sodium-dependent transporter, coding for MANKTHIHAQWSSRLAFMMAAVGSSVGLGNVWKFPYMTGESGGGAFVLIYLVSIALIGLPILMSEWLLGRLGQKNPITTMSTIAGRLKRSQAWALVGVSGILAAYLILSFYSVIGGWALAYIKYGVTGTFGGLDGDGVGSLFGNLLASPMRLLGWHSLFMVLTIGVVAGGVSGGLERAAKLLMPALAVLLVVLVGYAATTGSFGEGLNYLFKPDFSRLTGDVWLAALGHAFFTLSLGMGIMMAYGSYLGDDVNIGRTALTVVILDTVIALGAGMAIFPVVFANHLDPAAGPGLVFQTLPLAFGNMSGGLFFGTLFFILLVFAALTSAISLLEPIVEWLEEKSPLTRVQATLVAGGATWLLGIATVLSFNGWSGIQPFGMSILDLLDYLTSKLMLPLTGLATILFVGWVMGRDEVRAQLNMSDRAFTLWRFTARYISPIGVAIVFIFGLLN
- a CDS encoding DUF72 domain-containing protein, whose product is MTVVQDTQPSLHLGLAMWANADWRGSLYPAALSTSEALPEYARVFDTVEGNTTFYSGAPRPETVESWSRQAPEHFRFCFKLPARLTHEQRLVGIEAELADFLDRLAPLHDRLGPVMVQLPRDFGYDELPVLATLLERWPAAVPCAVEVRASEFFHKGLAERALNRLLITHAVDRVMLDVRALFATDAGNDERLRQAQREKPHRPLHVLATGQRPLVRFIGHFDEAINEARMTPWLDRLCEWLDEGREPWMFVHTPDNRQAPELARRFHERLRQRLALPALPDFAGERQSSLF
- a CDS encoding PA3496 family putative envelope integrity protein is translated as MKNATLNDLKNDLLGIAMELEAEAADQRRHTAAQRHLRARRGIEYHYESRQLASDLSLIPLDSDSALPPRRAMTWLQLTEPLRHRLDDTGTQRQTG
- a CDS encoding OmpA/MotB family protein, whose protein sequence is MSETASSFDDQGSRPGRARGDLSRYALIEPPPRHEDAQGSWLMSYLDLLTLLITLFVLLLSLQGLHRDDTAASSPASDNAVTAEMATARPSTLPALTAGSPLWQWLAPGDFSTSVPFAPAAIGPTVSPVAEAVSLALTHRWPLSLTDDAMPLLMTVAALHLPSALPASTANDSDMARWAAQVPDIDGVVVEPGERHVTFRIQDRLLFSSADVELSDQGRGLLDRLAERLQQFDGEISVEGHTDSRSISTERFPSNWELSAARATAVLHYLVDHGVSAAQLRAIGYGATRPLADNDTARGRARNRRVELVLRPAASDLARSASRAAGE
- a CDS encoding motility protein A, producing the protein MNSSTMIGIVVSVMLLATVVLFTAQSPLGFVNLPGLAIVLTGTLAATFISYPMREVARVLALTRTVFQRENSFVQEDIDELVELARQWLHGDARTVERTLETTRNPFLRTGIRLVIDNVREEEILDLLRWRIARMRAREYAEAQIFRTMATYAPAFGMLGTLVGLINMLEILEVGDLTTIGPRLAIALLSTFYGILLSNLIFRPIAVKLERRTEQRLVAMNMVLEGVSMISRRRLPSFIEATLQSFIAEYPDELGEKQMGGSEQGDREERNARANGRPS
- the pdxY gene encoding pyridoxal kinase PdxY: MTHIVSIQSHVAYGYVGNRAAVFPLQRLGLEVTAINTVQFSNHTGYGAFTGQVFSPEHLRDVLDGVEALTGLTDMQAVLSGYMGDEGIGRAVLDSVHRVRLANPDALYCCDPVMGDIGRGFFVREGIPEWMRAHAVPSADIVTPNQFELGWLTGREIVTLADALEAAAQLRALGPRVVLVTSLDVHDDDRSATDAARIEMLVDTAAGSWRVATPRVEFDIPPNGAGDFTAAMFLAHCLREGLEGDGPAQALAASAGAVQALFEHTRRAGTRELALISAQHDIVAPPIRVSAERLR
- a CDS encoding YihY/virulence factor BrkB family protein codes for the protein MSEQDRSNDKRGRHARRPGQITRAGWRDTCLRVKDRIDRDHIALLAAGVAFYGLLAIFPVIATLISLWGLLSDSHQVQHQITVLSAVLPPEASGLIEQQVSKIESRTGSSVTVIAGVLLAALSASRGVDGLIEGMNIVYGESENRPLPRRLLLTLLMTAGLTLLTLITLLTIIFVPMVARQLPFGWIVATLMVYLRWPLLLVLVMFSIAVLYRYGPNRSKPRWEWVSIGTFGATLLWVVGSIGFSIYVDHFASFDRLYGSLGAVVILLIWFWLSAFMVLLGGATNSEMERQTRRDTTDDPEQPLGQRHAHAADTVGRKP
- a CDS encoding AsmA family protein, translated to MNRHPVRWLFGCLLGIPASLLGLAVAVLVTLSLIPLNWLRPVIDEQVSRALQRPFAIRGTLQLDWQSLPGHVLPLPALRAGDLILGNPRDFQSPTGKAAPMVQLASVEAGIALPALLYRRINIPRVTLTQPQAELIRLADGRNNWTFSFGDNDASKASDSESDSGWTVAIDDIVFDQSRVVYRDAVLDADITVTLDPLGQPVPYAEIVGQAREDRDARGPADYRFGWQVEGRYKGEPLEGSGRIGGMLSLRQGQQPFPLQVDLRSGETHIKVTGTLTDPLNLGALDLHLALEGRSLGNLYALTGVVLPDTPPYATNGHLVARLRRPEGSLFEYQEFKATIGGSDLSGTLTYTDRKPRPILRGTLDARRLRMVDLGPLIGSDDDRTASTDDAPRQPPGKVLPVSEFRTDRWNRMDADVRFRAARIEHGAALPLSDLDTHIVLDNGELLLDPLHFSMAGGALNTTLRLNGNRSPMQARIDMHARRLQLKQLIPAPGDMQDALGQLNGDATLTGHGNSVAALLGSGSGEVKMLIDNGLISRNLMELAGLNVGNYVVGKLFGDEQVRIHCAAADLIFRNGLMRPKLFFIDTENATVDIDGAIDFGSERMDLTIDPQGKGLRILTLHSPLYVSGTFKNPAPGVKAGPLAARAAAAVALGAIAPPAALLALISPNSGQEQQCSALLQKRTTSQ